In Deltaproteobacteria bacterium, the genomic stretch GAGGATGGAATAGCTGGTTACGGTGTCCAGACCCCCATAATAGTGCATGGAATGGGTTACCCAATAAAAAACCCCCAGGCTATAAGCAACACCGAAAAGGTATCCCAATCGGAATCTTTTCCCGGCCGGTTGACCCTCTATTGATTTTAATAATGGCAGGAATGCACCCCAGGCCAGGATGGACCAGGAGATCTTGGGAAAAGAAAGAAAAACCAGGAGGGCACTGGCCAGGATTAAAAAATATTCTTCAAGCTGCTTTTTTTTGAAAGGAAGCCCCATTAAGCTGATTGGTCCGTCGGATTCTAAATTGAGCCTGGCCATAAGTCCTTTTCCTTAACACAACTTGAAGTTCAGGGAAAGGAAAAGTTATTCTTACCGATTGAATTAGGACGGTAATTTTTGAAGACCGGTTATTTCAGCGGCTTGAGAAGGTGGTGAAGGAAAAAACCTTTATTAGCTGGTCCGGTCTTTTTGATAATAGGCAATATAGCGAAAGACCCGCTTGAGATATTTTTTGGTATCTTTAAATGGGGGAACGCCGTTGTGGCGATAGACCTGGGTAGGACCGGCATTGTAGGCGGCCAGGGCCAATTTCTGATCTCCTTCAAAGGCATCCAATAAATCTTTGAGATACCGTACGCCGCCATCAATATTATACTTGGGATTAAAGGGGTCCTTAATCCCTAATTCCCTGGCCGTATTGGGATCTAATTGCATTAAACCCATGGCCCCCTTAGGGGAAACAGCCTGGGGGTCGAATTGGGATTCGGCATGGATTACGGCCTTGACCAAGGCAGGGTCCAGGGAGTGTTTGCGACAGGCGGCCTTGATCCAGTGGTCGTAGGTGGAGACCGAAGATTCTAATTCTTCAGGGCTCAGGGTTAAATGGGCAAAGTTTTTTCCGGGGAGGGTGATGGACAGGTCAATCCGATTGATAAACAGGGTTGGCTCGGACAGGGCCGGGGCCGTCAACAAAAAAT encodes the following:
- a CDS encoding lytic transglycosylase domain-containing protein, whose translation is MQQLHIKKISVGLVLITLLSVNGFYFLLTAPALSEPTLFINRIDLSITLPGKNFAHLTLSPEELESSVSTYDHWIKAACRKHSLDPALVKAVIHAESQFDPQAVSPKGAMGLMQLDPNTARELGIKDPFNPKYNIDGGVRYLKDLLDAFEGDQKLALAAYNAGPTQVYRHNGVPPFKDTKKYLKRVFRYIAYYQKDRTS